From Streptomyces fungicidicus, one genomic window encodes:
- a CDS encoding glycoside hydrolase family 65 protein: MITQRAYAVEPWTVRERSLDLGVLAQSESVFALSNGHVGWRGNLDEGEPHGLPGSYLNGVHELHPLPYAEAGYGYPESGQTVINVTNGKVIRLLVDDEPFDLRYGRLVSHERTLDLRRGVLERVCEWTSPAGSTVRVRSTRLVSLTQRAVAAVAYEVEPVDSRTRVVVQSELVANESLPGPDGDPRAARALKSPLEPEEDLAKDRRLRLVHRTRRSGLRVAVAADHVVDGPERTTTGCESNVDMARLTVTAVLEPGQRLRVEKLVAHGWSATRSRPAMSDQVEAALAAAAHSGWQGLLDEQRSFLDDFWDRADVEVDGDEEIQQAVRFALFHVLQAGARAERRAIPAKGLTGSGYDGHAFWDTEVFVLPLLIATTPDAAAEALRWRQTTLPVARERATQLGLRGAAFPWRTIEGSEGSAYWPAGTAAFHVNADIADAVVRYVQATGDERFERDTGVELLVETARLWRSLGHHDGRGVFHIDGVTGPDEYSAVADDNTYTNLMARANLLAAADACKRHPDRAAELGVDEEESAGWRDAAEAVHLPYNDELGVHEQHAGFTRYQRWDFAGTRADQYPLMLHFPYFDLYRKQVVKQADLVLAMHTRAAYFEEVFDEEQIARNFAYYEPLTVRDSSLSACVQAVLAARTGHLDLAHAYTAEAALMDLADLEHNTRDGLHIASLAGTWTALVAGFGGMRWDEGGLRFTPRLPAGLGRLAFTLRFLGRSLRVEVTPDRATYTLRSGPPLTLRHHGTELTVREGAPAGRPVPLPRQRRAPGQPPHRGPHTR; the protein is encoded by the coding sequence GTGATCACACAGCGGGCCTACGCGGTGGAACCGTGGACCGTACGCGAACGGAGCCTGGACCTCGGCGTCCTGGCGCAGAGCGAGTCGGTGTTCGCGCTGTCCAACGGCCATGTCGGATGGCGCGGCAACCTCGACGAGGGCGAACCGCACGGCCTGCCCGGCTCCTACCTCAACGGCGTCCACGAACTGCACCCGCTGCCCTACGCCGAAGCCGGCTACGGATACCCGGAGTCGGGCCAGACGGTCATCAACGTCACCAACGGCAAGGTGATCCGGCTGCTGGTCGACGACGAGCCGTTCGACCTGCGCTACGGGCGGCTGGTCAGCCACGAGCGGACCCTGGACCTGCGCCGGGGCGTCCTCGAGCGGGTCTGCGAATGGACCTCCCCGGCCGGCTCCACGGTCCGGGTGCGCTCCACCCGGCTGGTCTCCCTCACCCAGCGGGCCGTCGCCGCCGTCGCCTACGAGGTCGAGCCCGTCGACAGCCGGACGCGGGTGGTGGTGCAGTCCGAACTGGTCGCCAACGAGAGCCTGCCCGGACCGGACGGCGACCCGCGCGCCGCCCGTGCGCTGAAGTCCCCGCTGGAACCCGAGGAGGACCTCGCCAAGGACCGCCGGCTGCGCCTGGTGCACCGCACCCGGCGCAGCGGTCTGCGGGTCGCCGTGGCCGCCGACCACGTCGTCGACGGCCCCGAACGCACCACCACCGGCTGCGAGAGCAACGTCGACATGGCCCGGCTCACCGTCACCGCGGTCCTGGAGCCGGGACAGCGGCTGCGGGTGGAGAAACTGGTCGCGCACGGCTGGTCCGCGACCCGCTCGCGGCCCGCGATGAGCGACCAGGTGGAGGCGGCGCTGGCGGCCGCCGCGCACAGCGGCTGGCAGGGACTCCTCGACGAACAGCGGTCCTTCCTGGACGACTTCTGGGACCGGGCCGACGTCGAGGTCGACGGCGACGAGGAGATCCAGCAGGCCGTCCGCTTCGCCCTCTTCCACGTCCTGCAGGCCGGAGCCCGCGCGGAACGGCGCGCGATACCCGCCAAGGGGCTCACCGGCTCCGGCTACGACGGCCACGCCTTCTGGGACACCGAGGTGTTCGTACTGCCCCTGCTGATCGCCACCACGCCGGACGCCGCCGCCGAGGCGCTGCGCTGGCGGCAGACCACCCTCCCCGTCGCCCGCGAACGCGCCACCCAACTCGGGCTGCGCGGCGCCGCGTTCCCCTGGCGCACCATCGAGGGGTCGGAGGGCTCCGCCTACTGGCCGGCCGGCACCGCCGCCTTCCATGTGAACGCCGACATCGCCGACGCCGTGGTGCGTTACGTCCAGGCCACCGGCGACGAGCGCTTCGAACGCGACACCGGTGTGGAGCTGCTGGTGGAGACCGCCCGCCTCTGGCGCTCCCTCGGACACCACGACGGCCGGGGCGTCTTCCACATCGACGGGGTCACCGGACCCGACGAGTACAGCGCCGTCGCCGACGACAACACGTACACCAACCTCATGGCCCGGGCGAACCTGCTGGCCGCCGCCGACGCCTGCAAGCGCCACCCCGACCGGGCGGCGGAACTCGGCGTCGACGAGGAGGAGAGCGCCGGCTGGCGGGACGCCGCCGAGGCCGTGCACCTGCCCTACAACGACGAGCTCGGCGTGCACGAACAGCATGCGGGATTCACCCGCTACCAGCGCTGGGACTTCGCCGGCACCCGCGCCGACCAGTACCCGCTGATGCTGCACTTCCCCTACTTCGACCTGTACCGCAAGCAGGTGGTCAAACAGGCGGACCTGGTGCTGGCGATGCACACCCGCGCGGCCTACTTCGAGGAGGTCTTCGACGAGGAGCAGATCGCCCGCAACTTCGCCTACTACGAGCCGCTGACCGTACGGGACTCCTCGCTGTCGGCCTGCGTCCAGGCCGTGCTCGCGGCCCGCACCGGCCATCTGGACCTGGCCCACGCCTACACCGCCGAGGCCGCCCTGATGGACCTCGCGGACCTGGAGCACAACACCCGGGACGGACTGCACATCGCCTCCCTGGCCGGCACCTGGACCGCCCTGGTCGCCGGGTTCGGCGGCATGCGCTGGGACGAGGGCGGGCTGCGCTTCACCCCCCGGCTGCCGGCCGGACTGGGCCGTCTGGCCTTCACCCTGCGGTTCCTCGGCCGGTCCCTCCGCGTGGAGGTCACCCCGGACCGGGCCACGTACACGCTCCGCTCCGGCCCGCCGCTGACCCTGCGCCACCACGGCACCGAGCTGACCGTGCGCGAGGGCGCCCCCGCCGGGCGGCCCGTCCCGCTGCCCCGGCAGCGCCGGGCGCCCGGGCAGCCCCCGCACCGGGGCCCGCACACCCGCTGA
- a CDS encoding HAD family hydrolase: MTDLGLPDDILACLFDLDGVVTKTAVVHAAAWRETFDAFLRERDGDSFRPFTDADYDEYVDGRPRADGVRTFLASRGIELPDGDPGDPPDARTVHGLGNRKNERLLARIRTDGVAAYDGTLRYLAAVRARGLRTAIVSSSANCRDVLRSIGAEDLFDVRVDGVVAAERGLPGKPAPDTFLAAAADLGVEPSRAAVFEDALAGMDAGRAGHFGYVVGVDRVGQADALYAHGADRVVPDLAELGGGK; this comes from the coding sequence ATGACGGATCTGGGTCTGCCCGATGACATCCTCGCCTGCCTCTTCGACCTCGACGGCGTCGTCACGAAGACGGCCGTCGTCCACGCGGCCGCCTGGAGGGAGACGTTCGACGCCTTCCTCCGCGAACGGGACGGCGACTCCTTCCGGCCGTTCACCGACGCCGACTACGACGAGTACGTCGACGGCCGCCCGCGCGCCGACGGCGTCCGCACCTTCCTCGCCTCCCGCGGCATCGAACTGCCCGACGGCGACCCCGGCGATCCGCCGGACGCCCGCACCGTGCACGGCCTCGGCAACCGCAAGAACGAGCGGCTGCTCGCGAGGATCCGCACCGACGGCGTGGCGGCCTACGACGGCACCCTGCGCTATCTGGCGGCGGTGCGCGCCCGCGGACTGCGCACCGCGATCGTCTCCTCCAGCGCCAACTGCCGTGACGTGCTGCGCTCGATCGGCGCCGAGGACCTCTTCGACGTACGCGTGGACGGCGTGGTCGCCGCCGAGCGCGGGCTGCCCGGGAAGCCGGCGCCCGACACGTTCCTCGCCGCCGCCGCGGACCTGGGCGTCGAGCCGTCCCGGGCCGCCGTGTTCGAGGACGCGCTGGCCGGCATGGACGCGGGCCGCGCCGGGCACTTCGGGTATGTCGTCGGCGTGGACCGGGTGGGCCAGGCCGACGCGCTGTACGCGCACGGCGCCGACCGGGTCGTGCCGGACCTGGCCGAACTCGGGGGTGGGAAGTGA
- a CDS encoding nucleoside/nucleotide kinase family protein produces MTPAFDDLLRRARALPRGGRRAVLGIAGSPGAGKSTLAGELVRQLNGAGEPWVAHVPMDGFHLADAELDRLGRRDRKGAPDTFDAAGYAALLHRLREEEYDEVVYAPGFERVLEQPVAGAVPVPPAARLVVTEGNYLLLGTGAWARVRPLLDEVWFCVLDEEERLRRLIARHVEFGKSPEEAAAWVGRSDRRNAELVASTRGAADLVVPGSAVPGRSRPAESADRDAAP; encoded by the coding sequence GTGACTCCGGCCTTCGACGACCTCCTCCGCCGCGCCCGTGCCCTGCCGCGGGGCGGGCGGCGCGCGGTCCTCGGCATCGCCGGCAGCCCCGGCGCGGGCAAGTCCACCCTCGCCGGAGAGCTGGTCCGGCAGCTGAACGGCGCCGGGGAGCCGTGGGTCGCGCACGTCCCCATGGACGGCTTCCACCTCGCCGACGCCGAACTGGACCGGCTCGGCCGCCGGGACCGCAAGGGCGCCCCGGACACCTTCGACGCGGCGGGGTACGCGGCGCTGCTGCACCGGCTGCGCGAGGAGGAGTACGACGAGGTGGTGTACGCGCCCGGCTTCGAGCGGGTGCTGGAACAGCCGGTCGCGGGCGCGGTCCCGGTGCCGCCGGCCGCCCGGCTGGTGGTGACGGAGGGCAACTACCTGCTGCTGGGCACCGGTGCCTGGGCCCGGGTCCGGCCGCTGCTGGACGAGGTGTGGTTCTGCGTCCTCGACGAGGAGGAGCGGCTGCGCCGGCTGATCGCCCGGCATGTGGAGTTCGGCAAGAGCCCCGAGGAGGCGGCGGCGTGGGTCGGGCGCAGCGACCGGCGCAACGCCGAACTGGTCGCCTCGACACGGGGCGCGGCCGACCTCGTCGTGCCGGGGTCCGCGGTGCCGGGGCGGTCAAGGCCCGCCGAATCCGCCGACCGCGACGCGGCCCCCTGA
- a CDS encoding DUF3662 domain-containing protein, whose amino-acid sequence MSALSVLEKALENRWEALWRRMTGRESAELVDALRRECDSKAVVCRAGRVMVPNAYDVELAAPVHEELTRRGSGVGQALTDRLARHAARHGYEWAGPLAVHVHRSTEVPNGRYRVASSVMPHVSADAFQRAGRPGTG is encoded by the coding sequence ATGAGCGCCCTGAGTGTGCTGGAGAAGGCCCTGGAGAACCGATGGGAGGCGCTGTGGAGGCGGATGACCGGCCGGGAGTCGGCCGAACTCGTCGACGCGCTGCGGCGTGAGTGCGACAGCAAGGCCGTCGTGTGCCGGGCGGGCCGGGTGATGGTCCCCAACGCCTACGACGTGGAACTGGCCGCCCCGGTGCACGAGGAGCTGACCCGGCGCGGCAGCGGTGTCGGGCAGGCGCTCACCGACCGGCTGGCCAGGCACGCCGCACGCCACGGCTACGAGTGGGCCGGCCCGCTCGCCGTGCACGTCCACCGTTCCACCGAGGTCCCCAACGGTCGCTACCGGGTGGCGAGCAGCGTGATGCCGCATGTGAGCGCCGACGCCTTCCAGCGCGCGGGCCGGCCGGGCACCGGCTGA
- a CDS encoding MurR/RpiR family transcriptional regulator, with product MRSPQQARAQASAITSGKTGRGPDVSPTAQLRTLFDRPRLSPGQRRIAQYLIEHITEAAVLSITDLADRVGVSQPSVTRFASAVGFSGYPALREKLQAITLGARAGGPAEETGGNELQAAVDAEIENLENLRRDFADADRFIETGRRLAASTPLTVLGLRISVSLAEYFAYAARRVHPDVRLVTRGGSVAYDALLQSREAGGTWVLAFSMPRHAQETLTAVRVARGAGLKVALITDLALGPIADEADVTFATGTGSRLVFDSYAAPGVMCAALLQAMTDADPERTQARLDEYEHVADAHRFFLRD from the coding sequence GTGCGATCGCCGCAGCAGGCACGCGCACAGGCGTCCGCGATCACCTCGGGGAAGACGGGCCGCGGTCCGGACGTGTCCCCGACGGCCCAGCTCCGCACGCTGTTCGACCGGCCCCGGCTCTCCCCCGGCCAGCGGCGCATCGCCCAGTACCTGATCGAGCACATCACCGAGGCGGCGGTCCTGTCGATCACGGACCTCGCGGACCGGGTCGGGGTGAGCCAGCCCTCGGTGACCCGGTTCGCCTCGGCGGTCGGCTTCAGCGGCTATCCCGCGCTGCGCGAGAAGCTCCAGGCGATCACCCTCGGCGCACGGGCCGGCGGCCCCGCGGAGGAGACCGGGGGCAACGAACTCCAGGCGGCGGTCGACGCCGAGATCGAGAACCTGGAGAACCTGCGGCGGGACTTCGCCGACGCCGACCGGTTCATCGAGACCGGCCGCCGGCTGGCCGCCTCCACGCCGCTGACCGTCCTGGGGCTGCGCATCTCCGTCTCGCTCGCCGAGTACTTCGCCTACGCCGCCCGCCGTGTCCACCCCGATGTGCGGCTGGTGACGCGGGGCGGCAGCGTCGCCTACGACGCGCTGCTGCAGTCCCGGGAGGCGGGCGGCACCTGGGTGCTGGCCTTCTCCATGCCGCGGCACGCCCAGGAGACCCTGACGGCGGTGCGGGTCGCCCGCGGCGCCGGGCTGAAGGTCGCGCTGATCACCGACCTGGCGCTGGGCCCGATCGCGGACGAGGCCGACGTCACCTTCGCCACCGGCACCGGATCGCGGCTGGTGTTCGACTCCTACGCCGCTCCGGGCGTGATGTGCGCGGCACTGCTCCAGGCCATGACGGACGCCGATCCCGAGCGGACGCAGGCGCGGCTCGACGAGTACGAGCACGTCGCCGACGCGCACCGGTTCTTCCTCCGGGACTGA
- a CDS encoding SpoIIE family protein phosphatase — translation MREPVVPVEPAAAPDPAEPAGVLHRRRAEIDRLRGQASTSAVVERATGVVMALTGCSADAAGDTLLRRAEAARRTLLEECWITLGEPASARSGEPPARPDGDTGPAPAVPSPPDDVAGALSRLARVLVHTATPQELARRLLEHLGPDLGADSVMLYARRTGGGLELLGQAGSGERPATRRQGPPVGEAAVLEVLETGEPRWLEDLAADGARRPGAGEPAEPVRSGALLPLPGEDGSEVCLGVLRGRPGPFTPRDRAHLRGAVRLSAGRLRSFAAPREPAPGPPTDAVRSVFAALPVAAMLLTPLRGPTGEPEDLRVEAVTEQAADVLDHDRDDLGGRRLREVRPDLTDTPVWRGCLDVLAGRDGYESEPFAHQEVVNGVLEWATYSVRVTRTAGALLVTWVRHTPHDRQEQRLADLQRLGNLGWANWNLSTREASWSPQVYTILGRDPADGPVPLAGIPELAMPEDRSALAQAVDGLVREGVAFDARFQIGGTPGVRHLRLVAEAMADRHGTPVEVHGFLQDLTARRRAELALVESERAILTQHDVLQSERVLVARLQHALLPLPEGPVNLAGLRVEVAYLPAQSGTHVGGDWFSAIELPDGDALFVVGDVAGHGVDAVATMAQLRFTAKGMVITGSSLTGALARLNTLLLHSRDSHGTATMVLARYRAAERRLLWAQAGHTPPLLLRGGKVTYLRRPGGMLLGGSTTPRFEEAECRLEPGDRVLLYTDGLVERPPENIDVGLGRLAATVAAHPGDESGSLGTLLDAMLEVERRDDVCVLDIRVPTDR, via the coding sequence ATGAGGGAGCCCGTTGTCCCGGTCGAGCCCGCAGCCGCTCCGGACCCGGCGGAACCGGCCGGGGTTCTCCACCGGCGGCGTGCCGAGATCGACCGGCTGCGCGGGCAGGCCTCGACGTCGGCCGTCGTGGAGCGGGCCACCGGGGTCGTGATGGCGCTGACCGGCTGCTCCGCCGACGCCGCGGGCGACACGCTGCTCCGGCGTGCCGAGGCGGCCCGCCGCACGCTGCTGGAGGAGTGCTGGATCACCCTGGGGGAACCGGCGTCCGCCCGCTCCGGTGAGCCTCCCGCGCGGCCGGACGGGGACACCGGGCCCGCGCCGGCCGTTCCGTCCCCTCCCGACGACGTCGCGGGAGCGCTGAGCCGCCTCGCCCGGGTCCTCGTGCACACCGCCACACCGCAGGAGCTGGCCCGGCGACTGCTGGAACACCTCGGACCGGACCTGGGCGCCGACTCGGTCATGCTCTACGCCCGCCGCACCGGCGGTGGCCTCGAACTGCTCGGGCAGGCCGGATCCGGTGAGCGGCCGGCCACCCGGCGGCAGGGACCCCCGGTCGGCGAGGCCGCCGTGCTGGAGGTCCTGGAGACCGGTGAACCTCGCTGGCTGGAGGACCTGGCGGCGGACGGCGCCCGGCGTCCGGGGGCCGGCGAACCGGCGGAACCTGTTCGGTCCGGGGCCTTGCTGCCACTGCCCGGCGAGGACGGCTCCGAGGTGTGCCTCGGCGTGCTGCGCGGCCGCCCCGGCCCGTTCACCCCGCGCGACCGGGCCCATCTGCGGGGGGCCGTACGGCTGTCCGCCGGGCGGCTGCGCAGCTTCGCCGCACCGCGGGAGCCGGCGCCCGGCCCGCCGACCGACGCCGTACGCTCCGTGTTCGCGGCGCTGCCGGTCGCCGCGATGCTGCTGACCCCGCTGCGCGGCCCCACCGGTGAGCCCGAGGACCTGCGCGTCGAGGCCGTGACGGAACAGGCCGCCGACGTCCTCGACCACGACCGGGACGATCTGGGCGGACGGCGGCTGCGGGAGGTACGGCCCGATCTGACCGACACCCCGGTGTGGCGGGGCTGCCTGGACGTGCTGGCCGGCCGGGACGGCTACGAGAGCGAGCCGTTCGCCCACCAGGAGGTGGTGAACGGCGTCCTCGAGTGGGCCACGTACTCGGTACGGGTGACCCGGACGGCGGGCGCGCTGCTCGTCACCTGGGTGCGGCACACCCCGCACGACCGGCAGGAGCAGCGCCTCGCCGACCTGCAGCGGCTGGGCAACCTCGGCTGGGCGAACTGGAACCTCTCCACCCGGGAGGCGTCCTGGTCGCCGCAGGTCTACACGATCCTCGGACGGGATCCGGCGGACGGCCCCGTTCCCCTCGCCGGCATCCCGGAACTCGCGATGCCCGAGGACCGTTCCGCGCTGGCCCAGGCCGTCGACGGCCTGGTGCGCGAGGGCGTGGCCTTCGACGCCCGGTTCCAGATCGGCGGCACGCCCGGCGTCCGGCACCTGCGGCTGGTCGCCGAGGCGATGGCCGACAGGCACGGTACGCCCGTCGAGGTGCACGGCTTCCTGCAGGACCTGACCGCGCGGCGCCGGGCCGAACTCGCCCTGGTGGAGAGCGAGCGCGCGATCCTCACCCAGCACGACGTGCTCCAGTCCGAACGCGTCCTGGTGGCCCGGCTGCAGCACGCCCTGCTGCCGCTGCCCGAGGGGCCGGTGAACCTGGCCGGGCTGCGCGTGGAGGTCGCCTACCTCCCCGCCCAGTCGGGCACACACGTCGGCGGCGACTGGTTCAGCGCGATAGAACTGCCCGACGGGGATGCCCTCTTCGTCGTCGGCGACGTCGCCGGGCACGGGGTGGACGCCGTCGCCACCATGGCCCAGCTGCGGTTCACCGCCAAGGGCATGGTGATCACCGGGTCCTCGCTGACCGGGGCGCTCGCCCGGCTCAACACCCTGCTGCTGCACTCCCGCGACAGCCACGGCACCGCGACCATGGTCCTGGCCCGCTACCGGGCCGCGGAGCGGCGGCTGCTCTGGGCCCAGGCGGGACACACCCCGCCGCTGCTGCTGCGCGGCGGCAAGGTGACGTATCTGCGCCGCCCCGGCGGCATGCTGCTCGGCGGGTCCACCACACCGCGATTCGAGGAGGCCGAGTGCCGTCTCGAACCGGGCGACCGGGTCCTGCTGTACACGGACGGCCTGGTGGAACGTCCCCCGGAGAACATCGACGTGGGTCTCGGACGGCTCGCCGCGACCGTCGCCGCCCACCCCGGTGACGAGAGCGGGTCTTTGGGGACGCTGCTGGACGCAATGCTGGAGGTCGAGCGCCGCGACGACGTGTGCGTACTGGACATCCGGGTGCCCACGGACCGGTAG
- a CDS encoding peptidoglycan-binding domain-containing protein, protein MTTPSEPGRPPGPPLEPIRVLRPRRTDALAELFRECEEEGRGGYESVPPRRPPAGSEDSTQEIPPVPTAPPPAPGHPAGRRRAALALAVAAAAVAGFGCALLLTVERVAGDTAAPAPRPSATAPATSAPSAPARVPAEEGFLREGDSGPEVAELQERLLRIPDVYRSGATDGRYDATLSAAVARFQLWYGVRGDETGVYGDDTRLALESHTGRPEG, encoded by the coding sequence GTGACGACACCGTCCGAGCCGGGACGGCCACCCGGACCGCCCCTGGAACCCATCCGCGTACTGCGCCCGCGCCGCACCGACGCCCTCGCGGAACTGTTCCGGGAGTGCGAGGAGGAGGGGCGGGGCGGATACGAGTCGGTGCCGCCGCGACGGCCGCCCGCCGGATCCGAGGACAGCACCCAGGAGATCCCTCCGGTCCCCACCGCCCCGCCGCCGGCGCCCGGGCACCCGGCGGGGCGGCGCCGCGCCGCTCTGGCGCTCGCCGTCGCCGCCGCGGCGGTGGCCGGCTTCGGCTGCGCACTGCTGCTCACGGTGGAGCGCGTCGCCGGCGACACCGCCGCACCCGCCCCGCGCCCCTCCGCGACCGCTCCTGCGACGAGCGCCCCCTCGGCGCCGGCCAGGGTCCCCGCCGAGGAGGGGTTCCTCCGCGAGGGCGACTCGGGTCCTGAGGTGGCCGAGCTCCAGGAGCGGCTGCTGCGGATCCCGGACGTCTACCGGTCGGGCGCCACCGACGGCCGCTACGACGCGACCCTTTCCGCCGCCGTCGCCCGTTTCCAGCTCTGGTACGGGGTGCGGGGCGACGAGACCGGCGTCTACGGCGACGACACCCGGCTCGCGCTGGAGTCCCACACCGGCCGCCCGGAGGGCTGA
- a CDS encoding ATP-grasp domain-containing protein has protein sequence MPPARPRVLYVTDLAYPARGRRYGDEDVFLTSRLREHFDLALCHPRDAVALMDGFDAVVVRNSGPVLAYQEAYAAFREHATATGKPVYNPLDGRGDMAGKQYLLDLTEAGLPVIPTVGRPEDLHRLPRADRYVVKPRLGADSIGLRVVPADEAGGPADGDVLVQPYIDFVHEISFYFVDHSFQYALHAPDPARRWQLQPYEPTSDDLEFARRFIEWNVLDHGIQRVDACRAPGGELLLVELEDLNPYLSLDALDDAGREAFVSAMAASLRRFLRGVAGT, from the coding sequence ATGCCGCCCGCACGCCCCCGTGTCCTGTACGTCACCGACCTCGCCTACCCGGCCCGCGGGCGCCGCTACGGCGACGAGGACGTCTTCCTCACCTCCCGGCTGCGCGAGCACTTCGACCTCGCGCTGTGCCATCCGCGGGACGCCGTCGCCCTGATGGACGGCTTCGACGCCGTGGTGGTCCGCAACAGCGGTCCCGTGCTGGCGTACCAGGAGGCCTACGCCGCCTTCCGGGAGCACGCCACGGCGACCGGCAAGCCGGTCTACAACCCGCTCGACGGCCGCGGCGACATGGCCGGCAAGCAGTACCTGCTCGACCTGACCGAGGCGGGCCTGCCGGTGATCCCCACCGTCGGCCGGCCGGAGGACCTGCACCGGCTGCCCCGCGCGGACCGGTATGTCGTCAAGCCCCGGCTGGGCGCCGACTCCATAGGGCTGCGGGTCGTCCCCGCCGACGAGGCCGGCGGCCCGGCCGACGGCGACGTGCTGGTGCAGCCGTACATCGACTTCGTCCACGAGATCTCCTTCTACTTCGTCGACCACTCCTTCCAGTACGCCCTCCACGCCCCCGACCCCGCGCGGCGCTGGCAGCTCCAGCCGTACGAACCCACCTCCGACGACCTGGAGTTCGCCCGGCGCTTCATCGAGTGGAACGTCCTCGACCACGGCATCCAGCGGGTCGACGCCTGCCGTGCGCCGGGCGGCGAGCTGCTGCTGGTGGAGCTGGAGGACCTCAACCCGTACCTCTCCCTCGACGCTCTGGACGACGCGGGCCGGGAGGCGTTCGTGTCCGCCATGGCGGCGTCCCTGCGCCGCTTCCTCCGCGGCGTCGCGGGGACGTGA
- a CDS encoding TetR family transcriptional regulator — MSSSNAAPARGDDAGKPPMRDALVAAAFRLFLERGYERTTVDDIVALAGVGRRSFFRYFPSKEDVVFPDHERCLADMEAFLAAGSGDDQPVRRVCDAARLVLLMYAENPAFSVQRYRLTKQVPGLRAYELSVVWRYERALAGYLRARFSGLRDGVLRADVIAAAVVAAHNNALRSWLRSDGKGDAEAAVDHALEHVRAAFGAGPAVTAGGGSDDVVVVVSRRGAPLWRVVQELETALGRG, encoded by the coding sequence ATGAGCTCCAGCAACGCGGCTCCGGCCCGCGGTGACGACGCCGGGAAGCCGCCGATGCGGGACGCCCTGGTCGCGGCGGCGTTCCGGCTGTTCCTGGAGCGCGGGTACGAACGGACCACCGTCGACGACATCGTGGCGCTCGCCGGGGTGGGGCGGCGGTCCTTCTTCCGCTACTTCCCGTCCAAGGAGGACGTGGTCTTCCCCGACCACGAGCGGTGCCTGGCGGACATGGAGGCGTTCCTGGCGGCGGGCTCCGGCGACGACCAGCCGGTGCGCAGGGTCTGCGACGCCGCCCGGCTGGTGCTGCTGATGTACGCCGAGAACCCGGCGTTCTCCGTGCAGCGCTACCGCCTCACCAAGCAGGTGCCGGGCCTGCGGGCGTACGAGCTGTCCGTGGTGTGGCGGTACGAGCGCGCCCTCGCCGGGTATCTGCGGGCCCGTTTCTCCGGCCTCCGGGACGGCGTCCTGCGGGCCGATGTGATCGCGGCGGCCGTGGTGGCCGCGCACAACAACGCGCTGCGTTCCTGGCTGCGTTCGGACGGGAAGGGTGACGCGGAGGCCGCGGTGGACCACGCGCTGGAGCATGTGCGGGCCGCGTTCGGCGCCGGGCCGGCGGTCACGGCGGGCGGAGGGTCCGACGACGTGGTGGTGGTCGTCTCGCGGCGCGGGGCGCCCCTGTGGCGGGTGGTGCAGGAACTGGAGACCGCGCTCGGACGCGGGTGA
- a CDS encoding Zn-ribbon domain-containing OB-fold protein yields the protein MYHHSGSVAQQTAGSPTGVLDPKGPDHSDAMLYQRCTWCGTAMYHRLLCPVCQGSELRTERSEGVGTVRHSTVLHRNTPAARNVSLIEMAEGFVVRGRVMGPPIGIHGGDRVRLSTAKDPVRGEPVFQLVDEPFRAWT from the coding sequence GTGTACCACCACTCAGGAAGCGTCGCTCAGCAGACAGCCGGCTCCCCGACGGGGGTTCTCGACCCCAAGGGCCCGGACCACTCGGACGCCATGCTCTACCAGCGCTGCACCTGGTGCGGCACCGCCATGTACCACCGGCTGCTGTGCCCGGTCTGCCAGGGCAGCGAGCTGCGCACGGAGCGCAGCGAGGGCGTCGGGACGGTCCGTCATTCCACGGTGCTGCACCGCAACACCCCGGCGGCGCGCAATGTGTCCCTGATCGAGATGGCTGAGGGCTTCGTGGTGCGCGGCCGGGTCATGGGGCCGCCCATCGGCATCCACGGCGGCGACCGGGTGCGGCTGTCGACGGCCAAGGACCCGGTGCGCGGCGAGCCGGTCTTCCAGCTCGTCGACGAACCGTTCCGGGCCTGGACCTGA
- a CDS encoding PPOX class F420-dependent oxidoreductase, whose translation MDEDLTDRLGSGKYLLVTSYRKNGTPVATPVWVVRDGDALGVWTVADSWKVKRIRARGDVLVGPCDVRGNPTGDQVPATAEICDPATTARYRRLIARKYGPVGRLTLLGSRLRRGLTGTVGIRVTL comes from the coding sequence ATGGACGAGGACTTGACGGACCGGCTCGGATCAGGGAAGTACCTGCTGGTCACCAGCTACCGCAAGAACGGCACCCCTGTCGCCACTCCGGTGTGGGTGGTGCGGGACGGGGACGCGCTCGGGGTGTGGACCGTCGCCGACTCGTGGAAGGTCAAGCGGATCCGCGCGCGCGGCGACGTCCTCGTCGGCCCGTGCGACGTACGCGGCAACCCGACCGGTGACCAGGTCCCCGCCACGGCGGAGATCTGCGACCCGGCCACCACCGCCCGCTACCGCCGGCTGATCGCCCGCAAGTACGGCCCGGTGGGCCGGCTGACCCTCCTGGGCAGTCGGCTGCGCCGCGGCCTCACCGGCACGGTCGGCATCCGCGTCACGCTCTGA